One region of Geitlerinema sp. PCC 9228 genomic DNA includes:
- the rlmN gene encoding 23S rRNA (adenine(2503)-C(2))-methyltransferase RlmN, with protein MSSIPTSPSQLPANQQTPASAQKPLLGMSLPQLQEWVQQQGQPIYRAQQLHQWLYEKGVHSLSDITVFPKSWRAEIADVPVGRSQIFHRSVAPDKTVKYLLQLEDGQIIETVGMPTEKRLTVCVSSQVGCAMACDFCATGKSGFQRHLKIHEIVDQVLTVQADFGRRVSHVVFMGMGEPLLNLEAVLPAVRCLNQDVGIAARSLTISTVGIRGRIRQLAQEKLQATLAVSLHAPNQQLRQELIPSAKHYPLEALMQECREYVQTTKRRLSFEYTLLAEYNDRPEHAAQLARLLRGFQCHVNLIPYNPIPEVAYKRPDQQRIDRFQQALQERHVAVSVRYSRGLEADAACGQLRTRQS; from the coding sequence ATGAGTTCGATTCCTACTTCTCCCTCCCAACTGCCTGCCAACCAGCAAACGCCCGCATCTGCCCAAAAGCCGCTTTTAGGCATGTCTTTGCCTCAATTGCAGGAATGGGTGCAACAGCAAGGACAACCGATCTATCGCGCCCAGCAGCTCCATCAGTGGCTCTATGAAAAGGGCGTCCATTCCCTATCTGATATTACCGTATTTCCCAAATCATGGCGAGCGGAAATTGCGGATGTGCCCGTGGGGCGATCGCAAATTTTCCATCGGTCGGTTGCCCCTGACAAAACGGTGAAATACCTGCTGCAACTGGAGGATGGTCAAATCATAGAAACGGTGGGGATGCCCACTGAAAAACGGCTGACGGTGTGCGTTTCTTCCCAGGTGGGCTGTGCCATGGCTTGCGATTTCTGTGCTACAGGCAAAAGCGGTTTCCAGCGCCACCTCAAAATCCACGAAATTGTCGATCAAGTCTTGACGGTTCAAGCAGATTTCGGTCGGCGGGTTTCCCATGTGGTGTTTATGGGCATGGGCGAACCCTTGTTGAATCTGGAGGCGGTTTTGCCGGCGGTTCGCTGTCTCAATCAGGATGTGGGCATCGCAGCGCGATCGCTGACCATTTCTACTGTGGGCATTCGCGGTCGCATTCGCCAGCTAGCCCAGGAAAAACTCCAAGCTACCCTAGCAGTTAGTTTGCACGCCCCCAACCAACAACTGCGCCAGGAACTTATCCCCAGCGCCAAACACTATCCTCTGGAAGCACTCATGCAAGAATGCCGCGAGTACGTACAAACCACCAAGCGGCGGCTGAGTTTTGAATATACCCTACTGGCTGAGTACAACGATCGCCCGGAACATGCAGCACAGCTGGCACGGCTTTTGCGGGGGTTTCAGTGCCACGTTAATTTAATTCCCTACAATCCCATCCCGGAAGTTGCCTACAAGCGCCCCGACCAACAGCGCATTGACCGGTTTCAACAAGCATTGCAAGAACGGCACGTGGCGGTTAGCGTTCGCTATTCCCGGGGGTTGGAAGCAGATGCCGCTTGCGGCCAGTTGCGCACCCGTCAGTCCTAA
- the purN gene encoding phosphoribosylglycinamide formyltransferase, translated as MNNDWLISLRSPYTPSLISPNLPSQFFDASQQGDPPVKLGVLASGSGSNFVSIAQAIAARQLNAQIQVLIYNRPQAKVAERAPLWNVPTVFLDHKQYKVREKYDAQLVETLKQYQVEWVVMAGWMRIVTPVLLEAFSDRVLNIHPSLLPSFPGVHAIEQALQAGVTITGCTVHMAAVEVDSGPILLQAAVPIVPGDTPETLHRRVQVQEHKIYPPAIALAVAREAAQTSTY; from the coding sequence ATGAATAACGACTGGTTGATTTCCCTGCGATCGCCCTATACGCCAAGTTTGATCTCGCCCAATTTACCCTCTCAGTTTTTTGATGCCAGCCAGCAAGGAGATCCCCCGGTGAAATTGGGGGTTTTGGCTTCCGGCAGCGGTAGCAATTTTGTCTCCATTGCCCAAGCGATCGCAGCCAGACAACTCAACGCCCAAATCCAAGTTCTCATCTACAATCGACCCCAAGCCAAAGTGGCAGAACGCGCCCCCTTGTGGAACGTTCCCACGGTTTTCCTGGACCACAAACAGTACAAGGTACGGGAAAAATACGACGCCCAACTTGTAGAAACCCTCAAACAATACCAAGTGGAATGGGTGGTTATGGCAGGGTGGATGCGGATTGTAACGCCGGTTTTGTTGGAAGCGTTTTCCGATCGCGTTTTGAACATCCATCCCAGCCTGCTACCGAGTTTTCCCGGGGTACATGCCATCGAACAGGCGTTGCAAGCTGGCGTCACCATTACCGGCTGTACGGTTCACATGGCAGCGGTGGAAGTAGACAGCGGACCGATTTTGCTGCAGGCGGCGGTTCCGATTGTGCCCGGCGATACCCCCGAAACCCTACACCGGCGGGTTCAAGTGCAGGAACACAAAATCTATCCCCCCGCGATCGCATTGGCTGTGGCGAGGGAAGCCGCCCAAACATCTACCTACTAG
- a CDS encoding DUF3326 domain-containing protein yields MQKHPYTVVFIVPTGTGAAIGGYAGDAMPVVRAIAQVAERVITHPNVLNGAQLYWNQPNLFYVEGYGLDQFAAGAWGLQPVRRNRVGFILDRAIESDLQLRHIQAAQATRASLGLHISDYTITDAPLEVELQTATSGTSWGNVGNPDSLLRAAQDLIEAGANAIAVVARFPDEDPANATLQQYRQGHGVDALAGAEAIISHLVVRTFRIPCAHAPALYPLPLDPNLSPRAAAEELGYTFFPSVLVGLSRAPQFVISPAEQPNFPPDSIWASQVDAIVVPEGAFGGSAMLSLSQMGIQAIAVEDNQTATNVPPEALGIAATRVRSYLEAVGVLAAHRAGISTEALAPEIPPLCCLSENR; encoded by the coding sequence GTGCAAAAACATCCATACACCGTCGTTTTCATTGTTCCCACCGGAACAGGCGCTGCCATTGGGGGCTATGCCGGGGATGCCATGCCGGTGGTACGCGCGATCGCCCAAGTAGCCGAGCGGGTCATCACCCATCCCAACGTCCTCAACGGGGCGCAGCTGTACTGGAACCAACCCAACCTATTTTACGTAGAAGGGTACGGATTGGACCAATTTGCCGCCGGTGCGTGGGGATTGCAACCCGTACGTCGCAACCGCGTTGGCTTCATTCTCGATCGCGCCATCGAGTCAGACCTGCAACTGCGCCACATTCAAGCAGCTCAGGCAACGCGCGCCAGTCTAGGACTGCACATCAGCGACTACACCATTACCGACGCTCCCTTAGAAGTGGAACTGCAAACCGCCACCTCCGGAACTTCCTGGGGGAATGTGGGTAATCCCGATAGTCTGCTGCGGGCTGCCCAAGACCTCATCGAGGCTGGTGCGAACGCCATTGCTGTGGTAGCACGTTTTCCCGACGAAGACCCAGCCAACGCCACCTTGCAACAATACCGCCAGGGGCACGGTGTCGATGCCCTTGCCGGAGCAGAAGCCATTATCAGCCATTTGGTGGTACGCACGTTTCGCATCCCCTGCGCCCACGCACCAGCGCTATACCCGCTTCCCCTCGACCCCAACCTATCGCCGCGCGCCGCTGCTGAAGAATTGGGCTATACCTTTTTTCCCAGCGTCTTGGTGGGGTTGAGTCGCGCCCCTCAATTTGTTATTTCCCCAGCAGAGCAGCCCAACTTTCCACCAGACAGTATTTGGGCGTCTCAAGTAGATGCCATAGTGGTTCCCGAGGGGGCTTTTGGGGGAAGCGCTATGTTAAGTTTGTCTCAGATGGGCATCCAAGCGATCGCTGTAGAAGACAACCAAACTGCGACCAACGTACCTCCCGAAGCTTTGGGAATTGCCGCTACCCGCGTGCGCTCGTATTTGGAAGCTGTGGGCGTCTTGGCTGCCCATCGCGCTGGGATAAGTACGGAAGCACTAGCACCGGAAATTCCCCCCTTGTGTTGTTTATCGGAAAATCGGTGA
- a CDS encoding phycobilisome linker polypeptide: MRMFKITACMPSFNRIRTQRELQNTYFTKLVPYDAWFREQQRIMKMGGKILKVELATGKQGVNTGLQ; this comes from the coding sequence ATGCGCATGTTTAAAATTACCGCCTGCATGCCTAGTTTCAACCGCATTCGCACGCAAAGAGAGTTGCAAAACACCTATTTCACCAAGTTGGTTCCCTACGATGCTTGGTTTAGAGAGCAGCAACGTATCATGAAAATGGGTGGCAAAATTTTAAAAGTGGAATTGGCTACTGGCAAACAGGGCGTCAATACCGGTTTGCAGTAA
- a CDS encoding type IV pilin-like G/H family protein: MPTFVRPKFRNQLRQWGIYSLCGGLLVALPAATLANANTVAATPVLAQADALTDSRQVAEQLYGRWEATNSANNGMTLIFTKVGQFYIILQESDPIALKFGYTINPTPDPMELNVRVGEGETVETIFDLTPDGQLIVQLAGTNPGQPRPTSFDPNATKFRKVSQEMSLPPDVSIYNSEGPTHKTRQMEGKEYLRSLSRAQKAYHIDNNRFATEMNALPVDVPQTTENYRYEIAGSNHPEEQIVMTATAQQEDLKSYTAAIFVITDESGLTSSVAGICATPEASQTPPPPPEAPTNVAGDIQCGGNSQLVELPNPE, translated from the coding sequence ATGCCAACCTTTGTCCGTCCCAAGTTCCGAAATCAACTGCGCCAGTGGGGAATTTACAGCCTCTGTGGTGGGTTGCTAGTTGCCCTACCGGCAGCTACCTTAGCCAATGCGAATACAGTAGCGGCAACGCCGGTTCTAGCACAAGCCGATGCGCTAACCGACAGTCGCCAAGTGGCCGAACAATTGTACGGTCGTTGGGAAGCCACCAACTCTGCCAATAATGGCATGACCTTAATTTTTACCAAAGTGGGGCAGTTTTATATTATTTTGCAAGAATCGGACCCGATCGCTTTAAAATTTGGCTATACCATCAATCCCACCCCCGATCCGATGGAACTAAACGTTCGGGTGGGAGAAGGAGAAACGGTAGAAACGATTTTTGACCTCACCCCAGACGGCCAATTAATCGTACAGCTGGCGGGAACCAACCCCGGTCAACCGCGACCGACCAGTTTTGATCCCAATGCTACCAAGTTCCGCAAAGTCTCCCAAGAAATGAGCCTGCCACCGGATGTTTCCATTTACAATAGCGAAGGTCCGACCCATAAAACCCGCCAAATGGAAGGCAAAGAATACTTGCGCAGCCTCAGTCGGGCGCAAAAAGCCTACCATATTGATAACAACCGCTTTGCCACCGAAATGAATGCTTTGCCGGTGGATGTACCGCAAACGACGGAAAACTATCGCTACGAGATTGCGGGGTCTAACCATCCCGAAGAACAAATTGTGATGACGGCAACTGCCCAGCAAGAGGATTTGAAAAGCTATACGGCGGCTATTTTTGTCATTACTGACGAAAGCGGTTTGACCAGTAGTGTGGCTGGGATTTGCGCGACACCAGAAGCTTCGCAGACGCCACCGCCGCCACCGGAGGCACCTACCAATGTGGCTGGCGATATTCAATGTGGCGGCAATTCCCAGTTGGTGGAGTTGCCGAACCCAGAATGA
- a CDS encoding CPBP family intramembrane glutamic endopeptidase, translated as MSERTPQPELEPLTRTQVLVAMGVTAALLLVAAKLWQYLGNIQLLPLTLSWEGIWLGVGLGSIITLASALVYQIWPAYRRSAATYLQFILKPLTWSDLIWLGLLPGLSEELLFRGVMVPAFGLDAVAVVVSSLCFGILHLLGREQWPYTVWATAVGLLLGGSALVTGNLLVPIVAHITTNSVSSILWKRSQSQQS; from the coding sequence GTGAGTGAACGGACGCCTCAACCAGAACTAGAACCGCTAACCCGCACCCAAGTTCTCGTCGCCATGGGCGTGACGGCTGCTTTGCTTTTGGTAGCCGCCAAACTGTGGCAGTATCTAGGCAACATCCAACTGCTGCCACTAACCCTCAGCTGGGAAGGAATTTGGCTGGGGGTGGGACTTGGCAGTATCATTACCCTAGCAAGCGCGCTAGTCTATCAAATTTGGCCCGCCTATCGCCGTAGCGCGGCCACCTACTTGCAATTTATTCTCAAACCTCTCACCTGGTCGGATTTAATTTGGTTGGGATTGCTGCCCGGATTGAGCGAAGAACTGCTGTTTCGCGGCGTGATGGTTCCGGCTTTTGGTTTGGATGCAGTGGCTGTGGTGGTTTCTAGCCTGTGTTTTGGCATTCTGCATCTGTTGGGCAGGGAACAGTGGCCTTACACGGTGTGGGCAACGGCTGTGGGGTTGTTGCTGGGCGGCAGTGCCCTGGTTACAGGGAATTTGCTGGTGCCCATTGTTGCCCACATTACCACCAATTCTGTCTCCAGCATTCTTTGGAAGCGATCGCAAAGCCAGCAATCCTAG